The Salminus brasiliensis chromosome 4, fSalBra1.hap2, whole genome shotgun sequence nucleotide sequence GGGGTGAAATCAACCCTGAAATGAACCAAGTCCTCAACTCCACACACGCGCAACACAACAAACGAAACGATTCAAGTTCTCgagaaaactaaaaatcagtgtaaaaatataaagTACCTGCATATGTAATGCATGACAAGTTGGCTCCAAAAGGGCCACCTGAAAAAAGAGCCTTTTCTTTCACAAGGAACTGAAGAGAAACACccagaagagaaaagaaaggaacagtacacaggaacacacacacatacacacgcgcgcacacagacatatcatatatatatatatatatatatatatatatatatatatatatatatatatataagaatttTCAAGCCAGTTTAATGCAccattttgtcttctttttgtcCATCTGGAATAGGGCTGAGATTGACATGAAAGAAACGAATAGCCCCAAGAAGCCCCTACAAGTGTCCTTGCTGCTCCTGCTTCCTACACCCCGGCGTCCAGAGGGTTGTATGTACTAAGGATGGGCATTGTTACTTCAAGTTTAGGAACTGATCTGAACTCTTGATCTGAAGTAACGGTTTCATTTATAACAATATAAAGTATTTTCTAGTTGGGAGTTCCTGACAAGAGTTTCTCATGGATGCGGGAAGTGAGGGTGCGGAGGAGGCTGCAGCACCCCCTGCATTCAGGATTGTTTAACTGCAATGGCTAATAAAAGTCATATAAAATAACGCTACTTCAATAGAAACTATTCTGTGCATAATATATGCTTACATGTTCTTGTTAGAGGGTGGCAGtacttcattttattttatttacagtggGGTTTGGAAGTTGGAAGAGCACTAGTAAAAATGCCtttaattaatgtaatgctTTTCACTACAATTTTTTCATTACGATAAGACATTTCAAGTTTATTTAGTATTTGGTTCCTCTCTCTTTTGTGACAGTGTTCACTCAAGCTGTTTAGACTCTACAGCTGACTTGTTTATTTCTAGGTTCAAATGAACATCCCAGGTTTTCAATGTGGACTCTTTAACCCCACTGCAAATATCTTCAAAATCAGAATTAACCCATGGCTGACATTTCAGATTGTCTTTCGTCGAATCGAAATGAACTAGGACTTGAAGCAGTTCAGCATTTCAACAGTTCGGTCCCTGAAAACACTGACTGGGCCATCAGTTATTTGGTACAATGGACAAAATAAGTTTGGCATAGCATCTAGTGTGCATTAGCTAACACCATATTTGTCATATATACACTGCTTAAATTTCAGCACCCTCAACTCTCGCGTCCCTGACTGTTCATTTAGAAACATACATGTTCCAATAGTGAAAATAGCTGAAATGTCCATCCATAGTATATACATAcgcctgtgtgtgttcagcatgTAGTTCTGGGGATTGATTGAGAGGGGAGTTGCAAGGGGTTACCCGACGGCCTTGTGCTTGCCGCCGCAGCAGCCACATGCCACTCCGCAGCGGTGGCAGGCGTGCAGCGGCGGGTAGCAGCAGAGGCACGGCGCTAGCAGAGAGAGGCCCAACAGGGCCAGCCAGCGCAGGCAGAAGCGCTCATCGCCCGTGTCACACGAGCAAGGGTCCGAATAGTCACCCTCGGGGTCCGACATGCAGTGGTAGAGCAGGCTGTCGGCGCACCACATGAAGCTGACGCGGTGCACGCAGGTCCGGATAGGGTCGGGCGCGTCGTGGCACTGCCCGCGCCGGTTCTCCTCATGGTTGAACATGTCCCGGCAGTAGACGCAGCGCGATCGCTCGCCGTCCTCTTTCCGCCGCTTGCCTTTGGGCTTGAAAGCCACTGGCTGCGTGGCAACCACGCCACTGTCCGAGCCCCCCCGTGGGCCTTTGTGGCCCAGGTCTGAGTGGCTGGGCGCATACGGGTAGTTGTAGTCGTGCTTCGACGGCGGTTCATTCTTGTCAAAGTGCACATATGAGTCCATGTCCTCAGCCTGAATGAAGCGGTCACGAGCCGCCGCGTGCCGGTAGTCCTCATAGCCGGTCAGCCACGTGCGCTCACGTGGGTTGATGCGCAcaatctcctcctcctcatccagGAAGCTGACATGCCGTGGGAACTTGGGTACCGCCTGGTCAAGAGACAAGTTGAGATTTAGGAGTTGACCATATTTAGAAGCCAAATCCACTACGGATCCACAGTTCTTTACTCTAATAAATACATGACATACATATTACAGTCTTAGACATTCTTCTCAGTTTtggtaagacttttttttttatttaaccctctgtttatttaaactaataacaaataaacacagtacTGCTACAGGTGAATATAGAATTTTTGTCAGAACTACGAATGCACAATGAtacaaaaacagtaaaactgGTATCAGTAGGtaattgtttaaaaatgtatttggacaACATTTCAAATTAACatttgatgatgtattttatGAACTCCAGAAGAACAGGATGTTTAAGTGATGCTAAAGCAGTGGTCAATTCTGCTTCAATCCTGCTCCTGGGAGCTTCCTTCCCAGAGACTTTGGGTCCAACCCTAAATCACCCCCCACAACACAACTAATTACTTCCTTCAGACGTCCCTGACTGCCTTGACAGATATATACACAGAACATCTCTAGTAGATAGTAAAGGTAGTGGAACCTGTTCATTtaagttcattgtttctttcccCGAATTtaagtgtattaaaaaagagtctatcctgctttttttggagtaaaaATTGAGGCTCCTCAATTTTGGAGCactgaggatttgactgcatttagggAGAGGAGTGTTAGtcaggtcagggtgttggatggtcaccacgcAACCTCAcctccaacttcccaactcatcccaaacgaattggatggagcgccaatTATAATTCCACtttcatgtttatcagctccagagagtcctattccatcaGCAGTAtctctccacagggactagacaagttgtgtgtgtgcatttgcacatctatatcagcaatgggtacaacttcatttgctaaatgcattcattaaaagagggggttcacaaacatttggccaaacAGTGTATCATACAACGCTATACAGTCAAAAAACAAACTCACTCCATTACTTTTGGTTAGATAATGGGTGCCATAGTGGCTGATATGATTGCCAGCTGTCAACCGCGAATGACACTCAAACTTCTTGACCAGAAAGAAAACCATCTTAAATATACATGTGAGGTGTCCTAGCATCTAGCTTTTGCTGATTCCTCCTAATTGGCCCTTATTTCTCATCAATTCTCATCACATAAACATCACTGCACTTCCAGTCACACGTCACCCACCTGGTCCAGGAAGTAGCGTTCTGAAGTCCTGTACTGCTCGTGAAAGTGCCCCAGGAGGCAGTGATGGCGGTGCGGCTCATAGAATGTGGAGGTGGCCAGAGGCTGCATTGCCTGCTCTTTTTTCTGAGAGGAATTGGAGGAGCTGTCGGTGGCGGTCTGTggcaaaaagacaaagagaccCAATCAAATCCATAACCCCGTTATATATGGGCACACAAATAAAGCCAAATGATCTGCTGTGGTTACAGCAAAGTGTTTCCCCAACTCAAGTCTGATGTACGAGacggagaggagaggaaggtGAAGGTGGATGATGTGTGGTCCAGTGCTCAGGACAAGATAAAGACACCCAGCAGGCAGGTGCTGCGCAGAGTGAGTGCAGTTTTCCATGATCTCATGGACTGTTGGCACTGCTCTGCAGCTACACACAATAcgttatacacacatacacacgcacgtACACACATCAGTGTAGTCAAACTGACGTGATGTGGCTCAACTTCAGTatgaaattgaaaaaaaagCCCCCAGGCCACAGGATTTGTAGAAACCTCTCTGAAGTCTCCCTGTTATTAGAGAGGCTCTAAATGAATCCAGCCTGCTGAATTTTTGGCCATCGCACATGAAACCCAAAGCGCTGGTCCATGACATCATCATCAAGCAAAGCGCTATGGAGTACCTCCTTGTTGAAAGCATGTACTCACTATAGGCCAGTCTCTGAAATGAATTAGCTTCCAAGAACTCCATTAATAGGACCACAAAAAAGTGGCTACAGTCAATCATGACAAAGGAAAAAGTTACTAATTATGCACACATTACCCTGCGAAACCAGCACACTCATGATGTCACCAGTTAGTCATGTACCAACTCGATATGCTGGATTAGTATTAGCACTAATAACACTTTTTATTGATCCCAGTTGCAACAAATGTATGGCCATTCtgtttacattaaaaataaccTGGAGCTTTCTGCATGTAACTGTGTTTcctataaatgtataaaagtaGCACAATGCTGtctttcttgttggatgcactgtgacaATTTCTGAGAATTCAGACAAACAAAATTCAAACAAAATTAAACCCATTCACCAGTAACTTATCAGGAagaaatttattttttgtttttcccaaCAAAAAGTCATTGTTCACAGCTGTTATTCACAGCTCACTGTGCACACTAAGCAGAATTGGTTGTAGATTGTGCTGAAAAAAGGCTTTCCATTCTTTCCATTTTAAAAGGTCTACATAGAAGCATCTACAAAGGCTTTCCCATAAATCTAAAGAATCCttaaaccaggcaaagaaccattgaagcaATCAAAATGGATCCTGAAGTTGTTGCAGTTATATCCAGAACCACAGAGTTTACTTAAGATCCTCTAAAAAGGTCTTTTTTATGTTCCCATAAAActgaagatgtgtgtgtgtgtgtgtgtgtgtggtcagtgcGAAAGGAAATAAGGGCGCAGCCTCATGTCTGCCACATTCTTTGCCAGGTAAGAGTAAAACGGAGGCCCTCAAACACTGCCCTGTTTCAGCGTGTCTGAGAGTCAATGGAGATGGGCTGTGCCcgctttcattctctctctctctccctcttcccctCGCTCCTTCCATTCCTCCTCAGCTCGGCCACAGGTCCATGTCCAGCATGTGAACAGAAACGCAGCCTTTCTCTTCCAGGCTGCATTCCAATGAAAACTTTGGCGCACTCGCGAGACGCAAAACATAAGAGCGGTGTAGACAGCCAGCTCCCTGTGGAGGTGGgctgtgcagacagacagacacacagacaggcaggcaggcaggcagacagacagacagacagcctgGCCGGATGGGCCATGGCTTCAGCGATTAGTGGCTGAAAGTCTGCGTGTGCTACTTCCTTCTGGCTGTGCTGCTTCCCTCAACCACCACCGGCTCACAAAACCACCACCTGCCAGGTGGAGAGcgcacacacagaaagacacacacacacacatacaatatgCATGTACTCAAATGCGCATACAGACAAATACATGACAGATAACACCTTGTTTATTTTTGGGGTGGCTGTGCCCCAACTTCTTTAGTTTGGGGGGATGATGCAACATTCTCCCATAAttagtgtgtgaatgtgaatgtgtgtccTTGTGGCATTTGTGTAGGTTTATGTACCGAAAACAGCCATCATTAATTTTaaatttaatgaattaattaatctCTTAGAATTAAGCAGGCTGTTTTTgacactgtgcctttaagatatatgaAAGTGACGTCTGATCCGACCCTGTGTTGTGTCTGGTACtaaaaaagcagtccaggccaAAACACTCCTTACAACTTCACATGAGTAGGTGGTGCTATATTAGTACAAAGTAAGGAAAGTTGTGCCTTGGTAGATTATTTCCttgttgtaacaatgcttcTTGGCAATAAATATTATACCGTTGGAAAGCCTGTTAATTTCCCACATTTGTAAAAAACATGCATGTAGGATGAGTATATGGGTAGCGCCCATGAAACATTTGCCAAATCTTCTGTGCCAGTGCCAAACAGCTCATTTTGCTGTTGCTATTGAAACTTGGTTTGAGCTTCTGGTAACCCCTGGCTGCTGCCAATCAGGTGCGTCAGCTGTATAACGGGGGATGTCAAAGACAGGCCGCAAAGTAGGCGTCCCAAGAAGACCACACCCCTGGAAGATCGTTTCCTCACCCTGTCAGCACAGTACCATAGACTCTACAGATTTGCAGTCAAGGTTTGCAGGACGATATGGCTGACGACTCTCTGCACGGACAATCCAAAACAGACTGTACGCAACCAATCTCCAGTCTCATCTCCCTCACTGGAAAAACGAAGCTTGTTATCATTGGAGGCTTAATCTCAATGTAGAGAGATATGATGAAATTCTGAAACCAGTGGCAATCCCATATCTCCACAGTCTGGGACCGAACTCTATCCTCCAAGATGACGACGCTCGCCCCCACAGAGCGAGGGTTATCAGAGACTACCTGCAGAATTTGGGAGTGGAGtgacctgacctcaaccccattgaacacTTGTGGGATCAGCTTGGGCGTACTGTTCGAGCCAGAGTGACCAACACAACCATGTTGGCTGACTTGCGACAAATGCAGGTTGAAGAATGAAATGCcatcacagcagtgtttgaccAGGCTGCTGACCAGCACGAGGAGGAGATGCCAGGATGTTATGGCTGTGTATGGTTCTTCCGCTCTTGAAGTTCCTGTttgtaaattaataaattgttaaattgaCAATATATCTTGTTTCTTTAAACTTCAATCATCTAGTCCACCAAACACCAGACGAGTTTGGTATTGGCAGAGAGGATTTGGCATTTTTTTCATGAGTGCAACCCACTTACTCAGTTCTGCTtctcatcccacaaatgcatgtttttacAAATGTGAAaccatttaaaagggaaattaaCAGGCTTTTAAAGCTATAAGATTTATTAGCAAgaagcattgttacaacaaagaaataatctaccaaacacaaatttctgaataatttatattgaACAATGATGTTTTTGAGGATGCACTCAAATCTGGTGTTTATTCTATCTGCTTGTATGTCAGCgttcataaaatatttttaagtgTAGTTTTATAATTGTTTTTCTTTGAAAAGCAGGACAAAAATACTATTTCATTTTTGCAATAGTGAAAAAGTggcaaaatgaataaaaagctGTGAAATTCCGTGTTTGGTATTTGGTCTTCGGTTCCATTTTGGTTCAGTTTCGGTTTTGGACAAAGAATTTCCttttggtgcatccctagtagtAAAATAGTAACTTTCATGCATGAATATTATGATAATCATTCACGTAGATGAATGAACGTTCATGTAGACATCGTCATATCACTGCAGCTTTGGGCCAGTGCTGGAGAAAGAACCGGTAGTCAGAACCTGAgccattcctttttttattttgccatGTGTGAATCGAGGCAGAGATGCAGCAGAGCAGACTGAAAAGGAGTCCCAGGACAGTGGCCCAAACTGGGCTCTTGCTCTGCATGCTCCAACCCCGGCCTGGACCAGCCTGACCTGGTCGTCGCTTCCCCTTCATGTTCGTACAAAGCACTCA carries:
- the spred2b gene encoding sprouty-related, EVH1 domain-containing protein 2 isoform X1, whose product is MIEETRPNDDSYIVRVKAVVMTRDDSSGGWLAQEGGGLSRVGVCKVMPAELSGHSDFLIHGERLKDKQVILECFVRKDLIYTKATPTFHHWKVDNKKCGLTFQSPADARAFDRGVRKALEDITEGSTTSSSTLQNEAELGDDDVFTTATDSSSNSSQKKEQAMQPLATSTFYEPHRHHCLLGHFHEQYRTSERYFLDQAVPKFPRHVSFLDEEEEIVRINPRERTWLTGYEDYRHAAARDRFIQAEDMDSYVHFDKNEPPSKHDYNYPYAPSHSDLGHKGPRGGSDSGVVATQPVAFKPKGKRRKEDGERSRCVYCRDMFNHEENRRGQCHDAPDPIRTCVHRVSFMWCADSLLYHCMSDPEGDYSDPCSCDTGDERFCLRWLALLGLSLLAPCLCCYPPLHACHRCGVACGCCGGKHKAVG
- the spred2b gene encoding sprouty-related, EVH1 domain-containing protein 2 isoform X2, translated to MSESSRDSYIVRVKAVVMTRDDSSGGWLAQEGGGLSRVGVCKVMPAELSGHSDFLIHGERLKDKQVILECFVRKDLIYTKATPTFHHWKVDNKKCGLTFQSPADARAFDRGVRKALEDITEGSTTSSSTLQNEAELGDDDVFTTATDSSSNSSQKKEQAMQPLATSTFYEPHRHHCLLGHFHEQYRTSERYFLDQAVPKFPRHVSFLDEEEEIVRINPRERTWLTGYEDYRHAAARDRFIQAEDMDSYVHFDKNEPPSKHDYNYPYAPSHSDLGHKGPRGGSDSGVVATQPVAFKPKGKRRKEDGERSRCVYCRDMFNHEENRRGQCHDAPDPIRTCVHRVSFMWCADSLLYHCMSDPEGDYSDPCSCDTGDERFCLRWLALLGLSLLAPCLCCYPPLHACHRCGVACGCCGGKHKAVG